The Pseudomonas azotoformans genome has a segment encoding these proteins:
- a CDS encoding LysR family transcriptional regulator has product MDKLNAMAIFVRVIERGSFSAVAREMQTTQPTISKILRALETELGGKLIARSTRQLSLTDEGQRYYSHCREILAAVDAAEHSFQTGKEAIAGSLRVGSSVSFGRLQIASRLSDFLQKYPDVQIDLQLNDHLQDMVSEGLDVTLRIGELRDSGLIARQIGTTHRVTLASPAYLANHRAPKTPQDLSQHNCLLFNLLSSQNQWVYEKDGTRHSVRITGNAQSNNSEAVREMVLTGLGIALSPLWLFHDDLKAGRVIALLQDYTPQPLPIHAVSAPNRRQSARVKAFVDYMADALAQAPELQAIK; this is encoded by the coding sequence ATGGACAAACTCAACGCAATGGCGATTTTCGTTCGCGTGATCGAACGCGGCAGCTTCTCCGCCGTCGCCCGGGAAATGCAGACCACCCAACCCACCATCAGCAAAATCCTGCGCGCCCTGGAAACCGAACTGGGCGGCAAGCTGATTGCTCGCAGTACGCGCCAACTGTCCCTGACCGACGAAGGTCAGCGGTACTACAGCCACTGTCGCGAAATCCTCGCCGCTGTGGATGCTGCCGAACACAGCTTCCAGACCGGCAAAGAGGCGATCGCCGGCTCCCTGCGCGTGGGCTCATCGGTGAGTTTCGGGCGCCTTCAGATTGCTTCACGTTTGAGCGATTTCCTGCAGAAATACCCTGACGTACAAATAGACCTGCAACTCAACGATCACCTGCAGGACATGGTCAGCGAAGGCCTGGACGTGACCCTGCGAATCGGTGAACTGCGCGACAGCGGCTTGATCGCCAGGCAGATCGGCACCACCCACCGCGTCACCCTGGCCAGCCCGGCTTACCTGGCCAACCATCGCGCACCGAAAACCCCGCAGGATCTCAGCCAGCACAACTGCCTGCTGTTCAACCTGCTCAGCAGCCAGAACCAGTGGGTTTACGAAAAGGATGGCACGCGACACAGCGTGCGCATCACCGGCAACGCCCAGAGCAACAACTCCGAAGCGGTGCGGGAGATGGTGTTGACGGGGCTCGGCATTGCGCTGTCGCCCCTGTGGTTGTTCCATGACGATTTGAAAGCCGGCCGCGTGATTGCGTTATTGCAGGACTACACCCCGCAACCACTGCCGATCCATGCGGTGTCAGCACCCAACCGCCGCCAATCGGCCCGGGTCAAGGCATTCGTCGACTATATGGCCGACGCCCTGGCCCAGGCACCCGAATTGCAGGCGATCAAATAG
- a CDS encoding zinc-dependent alcohol dehydrogenase family protein: MTDMHALIVDAVDAPFRLTTIPKPVAGAGQVLVRISASGLNPLDGKIRAGQAAHARQPLPAVLGMDLAGTVEAVGPEVSDWHVGDKVYGLATGIGGAQGSLAEYAAVDARLLAKKPEALSMCEAAVLPLVLITAWEGLVDRAHVGSGHKVLIQGGAGGVGHVAVQLAIAHGAQVYATGSAKHSAVIEALGATFIDYKLQAVEEYVAQYTAGEGFDIVYDTVGGETLDASFRAAKTYQGHVVSCLGWGQHSLAPLSFRGATYSGVFTLLPLLTGKGREHHGQILAEAARLIDAGKLKPTMDGRSFDLHSANAAYDLLASGAQGRLAIEI; this comes from the coding sequence ATGACTGATATGCATGCTTTGATTGTGGATGCCGTGGATGCACCGTTCCGGCTGACGACAATTCCTAAACCGGTAGCAGGCGCTGGCCAAGTGTTGGTCAGAATCAGCGCCAGTGGCCTTAATCCATTGGACGGGAAAATCCGCGCCGGCCAGGCTGCCCATGCCCGGCAGCCATTACCGGCGGTGCTCGGCATGGACCTGGCAGGCACCGTGGAAGCCGTCGGCCCAGAGGTCAGTGATTGGCACGTAGGCGATAAGGTCTATGGGTTGGCGACCGGCATCGGAGGCGCACAGGGCTCGTTGGCCGAATACGCAGCCGTCGATGCCCGTTTGCTGGCGAAGAAGCCCGAGGCCTTGAGCATGTGTGAAGCAGCGGTGTTGCCGCTGGTGCTGATCACCGCGTGGGAAGGCTTGGTGGACCGGGCGCATGTAGGCTCCGGGCACAAAGTACTGATCCAAGGCGGCGCGGGCGGTGTAGGGCATGTCGCAGTACAACTGGCGATTGCCCACGGAGCGCAGGTATACGCCACGGGATCCGCCAAGCATAGTGCGGTGATCGAGGCGCTGGGCGCGACGTTTATCGACTATAAGCTGCAGGCGGTCGAGGAGTACGTCGCGCAGTACACTGCGGGCGAAGGCTTCGACATTGTGTATGACACCGTCGGCGGCGAAACGCTGGATGCATCCTTTCGAGCCGCCAAGACCTATCAAGGTCATGTAGTGAGTTGCCTGGGTTGGGGGCAACACAGCCTGGCACCGCTGTCGTTTCGTGGGGCAACCTACTCGGGCGTGTTTACCTTATTGCCGTTGCTGACCGGCAAGGGGCGTGAGCACCACGGGCAGATTCTAGCCGAGGCGGCGCGGTTGATTGATGCAGGTAAACTCAAGCCGACCATGGATGGGCGTTCATTCGATTTGCACAGTGCGAACGCCGCCTACGATCTGCTCGCAAGCGGCGCGCAAGGGCGCTTGGCGATCGAGATCTAA
- a CDS encoding 2-hydroxychromene-2-carboxylate isomerase: MSKTLEFFFDLGSPATYLAYTQLPALCASTGTQLIYKPMLLGGVFKATGNASPITVPAKGRYMFDDLARYARRYNVPLTFNPHFPINTLLLMRAVTGIQLRQPQRFDDFVDCLFRALWVDGRHLGDTTVVAAVLTEHGFSPEEVLTLANDEAVKTALKDNTDQAVQRGVFGAPSLFVGNQLFFGQDRLDFVREALS; the protein is encoded by the coding sequence ATGAGTAAAACCCTGGAGTTCTTCTTTGACCTCGGCAGCCCCGCCACCTACCTGGCCTACACCCAGCTCCCCGCACTGTGCGCCTCAACCGGTACGCAGCTGATTTATAAGCCCATGCTGTTGGGCGGCGTGTTCAAGGCCACGGGCAACGCCTCTCCCATCACCGTGCCCGCCAAAGGTCGCTACATGTTCGATGACCTGGCGCGCTATGCACGTCGCTACAACGTACCGCTCACGTTCAACCCGCACTTTCCCATCAATACCCTGCTGTTGATGCGGGCCGTCACCGGCATTCAATTGCGCCAACCCCAGCGCTTCGATGACTTTGTGGATTGCCTGTTCCGCGCCCTCTGGGTTGATGGCCGTCATTTGGGAGACACCACTGTTGTTGCTGCCGTGCTGACCGAACACGGTTTTAGTCCCGAAGAGGTTCTGACCCTGGCCAACGACGAAGCGGTAAAGACCGCCCTCAAGGACAACACCGATCAAGCCGTTCAACGGGGCGTGTTCGGTGCGCCCAGCCTGTTTGTAGGCAACCAGCTGTTCTTTGGTCAGGACCGTCTGGATTTTGTGCGCGAAGCCCTGAGTTAG
- a CDS encoding SDR family oxidoreductase encodes MTHNKKIVLVVGAGDATGGAIAKRFAREGYVACVTRRSADKLQPLVDSIHAAGGEAHGFACDARKEEDVIALIEQIETELGPIEAFVFNIGANVPCSILEETARKYFKIWEMACFSGFLNAREVAKRMVTRNRGTILFTGATAGLRGAAGFAAFAGAKHGIRALAQSMARELGPRNIHVAHVVVDGAIDTDFIRDNFPQKYALKDHDGILNPEHIADNYWYLHSQPRDAWTFELDLRPWNEPW; translated from the coding sequence ATGACGCACAACAAGAAAATCGTATTGGTAGTGGGTGCCGGTGATGCAACGGGCGGCGCCATTGCCAAGCGCTTTGCCCGCGAAGGCTACGTGGCGTGTGTCACCCGCCGCAGCGCCGATAAATTGCAGCCGCTGGTAGACAGCATCCACGCGGCAGGCGGTGAAGCCCATGGCTTTGCCTGCGATGCACGTAAAGAAGAAGACGTCATTGCGCTGATCGAGCAGATCGAAACCGAGCTGGGTCCGATTGAAGCCTTCGTGTTCAACATCGGCGCCAACGTGCCGTGCAGCATCCTGGAAGAAACCGCGCGCAAGTATTTCAAGATCTGGGAGATGGCTTGCTTCTCCGGCTTCCTGAATGCCCGCGAAGTCGCTAAACGCATGGTCACGCGCAATCGAGGCACCATTTTGTTCACGGGTGCCACCGCAGGATTGCGCGGCGCTGCAGGGTTTGCCGCCTTCGCCGGCGCCAAACACGGTATCCGGGCGCTCGCGCAAAGCATGGCCAGGGAACTCGGGCCCAGAAACATCCACGTTGCCCATGTGGTGGTCGACGGCGCCATCGACACCGACTTCATTCGCGACAATTTCCCGCAGAAATACGCGCTCAAGGACCATGACGGCATCCTCAACCCCGAGCATATCGCCGATAACTATTGGTACCTGCACAGCCAGCCACGCGACGCCTGGACGTTCGAACTGGACCTGCGCCCCTGGAATGAACCCTGGTAA
- the rhtA gene encoding threonine/homoserine exporter RhtA, whose amino-acid sequence MTTSPRSLASTLFPVGLLLIAMASIQSGASLAKSMFPIVGAQGTTALRLIFASVIMLLLLRPWRAKLTAKSLRTVIVYGMALGGMNFLFYMSLRSVPLGIAVALEFTGPLAVAIYASRRAVDFLWIALAIIGLLLLIPMGEASSGIDLLGAGYALGAGVCWALYILYGQKAGNDNGVQTAALGVMIAALFVAPIGIVHAGSALLTPALIPVAIGVAILSTALPYTLEMVALTRLPARTFGTLMSIEPAFGALSGLLFLHEHLSLAQWLAITCIILASVGATVTMRSESKPLVPAD is encoded by the coding sequence ATGACCACCTCCCCCCGCAGCCTGGCCTCGACATTGTTCCCAGTCGGCTTGCTGCTGATTGCCATGGCCTCCATCCAGTCCGGCGCCTCGCTGGCCAAGAGCATGTTTCCTATCGTCGGCGCACAAGGCACCACGGCACTGCGCCTGATTTTTGCCAGCGTGATCATGCTGCTTCTATTACGTCCATGGCGTGCTAAGTTGACGGCCAAATCCCTGCGCACCGTCATCGTTTATGGGATGGCCCTGGGCGGCATGAACTTCCTCTTCTATATGTCCTTGCGCAGCGTACCTCTGGGGATCGCGGTGGCCCTGGAGTTCACCGGCCCGCTTGCCGTGGCTATCTATGCCTCTCGGCGCGCGGTCGATTTCCTGTGGATTGCCCTGGCAATCATCGGCTTGCTCCTACTTATCCCAATGGGAGAAGCGAGCAGCGGTATCGATCTACTGGGTGCGGGCTACGCCTTGGGTGCCGGGGTCTGCTGGGCGCTCTACATTCTGTATGGCCAGAAAGCCGGTAATGACAACGGCGTGCAGACCGCCGCCCTCGGCGTAATGATCGCCGCCTTGTTTGTTGCCCCTATCGGCATCGTGCATGCGGGCAGCGCATTGCTGACGCCCGCCCTGATCCCGGTCGCCATCGGTGTCGCCATTCTGTCCACCGCCCTGCCCTACACCCTGGAAATGGTCGCACTGACACGCCTCCCCGCCCGTACCTTCGGCACGCTGATGAGCATCGAACCGGCTTTCGGTGCCCTCTCCGGCCTGCTGTTCCTGCACGAACACCTGTCACTCGCGCAATGGCTGGCAATCACGTGCATCATCCTGGCCTCCGTAGGCGCTACCGTGACAATGCGCAGCGAGTCAAAGCCGCTGGTTCCAGCGGATTGA
- the mrdA gene encoding penicillin-binding protein 2 has protein sequence MPEPIPIKDHEKENRLVNKRLLACALLVIGITCALVGRMYFLQVVQFDYHSTISENNRVHVLPITPTRGLIYDRNGVVLADNRPSYNLTITRERTTDLKGELDAIVSLLHLPAEDRAVFDKALKQARHPFVPVTLFYELTEEQIALLAVNEFRLPGVDVEPQFVRHYPLGAHFAHSIGYVGRINEKESKALDSVEYRGTQSIGKTGIERFYESELHGHVGYEEVETNAQGRVLRVLKHTDPIPGKNIVLSLDVHLQEAAEEALGDRRGSVVALDPQTGEVLAMVSKPSFDPNLFVTGISFKEYAALHDSIDRPLFNRVLRGLYAPGSTIKPEVAIAGLDSGVVTAQTRVFDPGYYQLPDFDHKYRNWNHSGDGWVDMDAAIMRSNDTYFYDLAHKLGIDRLHDYLAEFGLGQKVSLDMFEESAGLMPSQAWKRATRRQPWFPGETVILGIGQGYMQVTPLQLAQATALIANKGVWNRPHLAKTINGVPPVDENPMPNVVLKDPRDWEQVNHGMQLVMHDPRGIARAAAQGAQYRIAGKSGTAQVVAIKQGERYNREKTLERHRDNALFVGFAPAEHPKIVISVMIENGEAGGRVAGPVVRQIMDAWLLDQEGHLKPQYATPAKAPGDPKV, from the coding sequence ATGCCTGAACCGATACCGATCAAAGATCACGAAAAAGAGAACCGCCTGGTCAACAAGCGCCTGCTCGCCTGTGCACTGTTGGTGATTGGCATCACCTGCGCGCTGGTAGGGCGCATGTACTTCCTGCAGGTCGTACAGTTTGACTACCACTCCACGATTTCCGAAAACAACCGTGTCCACGTGTTGCCGATCACCCCGACGCGTGGGTTGATCTACGACCGTAACGGCGTGGTACTGGCCGACAACCGCCCCAGCTACAACCTGACAATCACCCGTGAACGCACCACCGACCTCAAGGGCGAGCTGGACGCTATCGTCAGCCTGCTGCACCTGCCGGCCGAAGACCGCGCGGTCTTCGACAAAGCACTGAAGCAGGCACGCCATCCCTTCGTCCCTGTGACCTTGTTCTACGAACTGACCGAAGAGCAGATCGCGCTACTGGCCGTGAACGAGTTCCGCCTCCCTGGCGTAGACGTAGAACCGCAGTTCGTCCGCCATTACCCGTTGGGCGCTCACTTTGCGCACTCCATCGGTTACGTAGGCCGGATCAACGAGAAAGAATCCAAAGCTCTCGACTCCGTGGAGTACCGCGGCACGCAGTCCATCGGCAAGACCGGTATCGAGCGCTTTTACGAATCCGAGCTGCATGGCCACGTCGGCTATGAAGAAGTCGAGACCAATGCGCAGGGCCGCGTACTGCGCGTACTCAAGCACACCGACCCGATTCCCGGCAAAAACATCGTGCTGAGCCTTGACGTGCACCTCCAGGAAGCGGCGGAAGAAGCCTTGGGTGATCGCCGTGGCTCGGTGGTTGCACTGGACCCGCAAACCGGCGAAGTTCTCGCCATGGTCAGCAAGCCCAGTTTCGATCCGAACTTGTTTGTCACCGGTATCAGCTTCAAGGAATACGCTGCACTGCACGATTCTATCGACCGGCCGCTGTTCAACCGCGTGCTACGGGGTCTCTACGCGCCAGGCTCGACGATCAAACCGGAAGTCGCCATCGCCGGCCTGGACAGTGGCGTTGTCACTGCACAAACCCGCGTGTTCGATCCTGGCTACTACCAATTGCCGGACTTTGACCATAAATACCGCAACTGGAACCACAGCGGTGACGGCTGGGTAGACATGGACGCGGCCATCATGCGCTCCAATGACACCTACTTTTACGACCTGGCCCACAAGCTGGGCATCGATCGCCTGCACGACTATCTGGCTGAGTTCGGCCTGGGCCAGAAGGTCTCATTGGACATGTTCGAAGAGTCCGCCGGCCTGATGCCTTCCCAGGCCTGGAAGCGCGCCACGCGCCGGCAACCCTGGTTCCCGGGCGAAACCGTGATCCTCGGCATTGGTCAGGGCTACATGCAGGTCACGCCACTGCAACTGGCCCAGGCCACCGCACTGATTGCCAACAAAGGCGTGTGGAACCGACCGCACCTGGCCAAGACCATCAACGGCGTGCCGCCGGTGGATGAAAACCCGATGCCCAACGTGGTCCTCAAGGATCCACGTGATTGGGAACAGGTCAATCACGGCATGCAGTTGGTGATGCACGACCCACGCGGCATTGCACGTGCTGCCGCACAAGGCGCGCAATATCGCATTGCCGGCAAGAGTGGTACGGCGCAAGTGGTGGCGATCAAACAGGGCGAGCGTTACAACCGTGAGAAGACCCTCGAGCGCCATCGCGACAACGCCCTGTTCGTCGGCTTCGCGCCAGCGGAACACCCGAAGATCGTGATTTCGGTGATGATCGAAAACGGCGAGGCCGGCGGTCGCGTGGCGGGTCCGGTGGTTCGCCAGATCATGGACGCCTGGCTACTCGACCAGGAAGGCCACCTGAAACCGCAATATGCGACGCCGGCCAAAGCGCCCGGCGACCCCAAGGTTTGA
- a CDS encoding GFA family protein codes for MTQQLHGSCFCKAVHYQLDSLDMPISHCHCDSCRKVHAAAFVATAGVMREHFRWTQGQEWLASFESSPGKLRHFCSRCGSHLMAERGHQPHVIVRVATLDDDPGVRPTAHIWTAHDVPWLAYEGVDQWDEWKT; via the coding sequence ATGACTCAACAGCTCCATGGAAGTTGCTTCTGCAAGGCCGTGCACTATCAACTCGACAGCCTGGATATGCCCATCAGCCACTGCCATTGCGACAGCTGCCGCAAGGTGCACGCGGCGGCATTTGTGGCGACAGCCGGCGTGATGCGTGAGCACTTTCGCTGGACACAGGGCCAGGAGTGGCTGGCGTCCTTCGAATCGTCGCCGGGCAAACTTCGGCATTTCTGCTCGCGCTGCGGCTCACACCTGATGGCGGAGCGTGGGCATCAGCCCCACGTCATTGTACGGGTGGCGACGCTGGACGATGATCCGGGCGTCAGGCCCACCGCGCACATCTGGACGGCCCATGATGTGCCTTGGCTGGCCTACGAAGGCGTAGACCAGTGGGATGAGTGGAAGACCTGA
- a CDS encoding sigma-70 family RNA polymerase sigma factor yields MPLSAGPHFSHEPIGQLYGDHHRWLVSWLRSRLGCSHQAADLAQDTFIRLLLAERTQPVAAELKEPRHFLVTIAKRVMIDSFRRKALEQAYLQAMAEQPQAYAISPEERLLVIETLQRLDAMLNGLGRKAKRAFLLSQLQGMPYKDIAEQLQVSVSSVTKYIAKATEHCLIFALEH; encoded by the coding sequence ATGCCTTTGTCTGCTGGGCCTCATTTTTCCCACGAACCCATTGGCCAACTCTATGGTGACCACCACCGCTGGTTGGTCAGCTGGCTGCGTTCGCGCCTGGGTTGCTCCCATCAGGCGGCTGACCTGGCTCAAGACACCTTCATTCGTTTATTGCTGGCCGAACGCACGCAGCCGGTGGCCGCTGAGTTGAAGGAACCACGGCATTTCCTGGTGACAATTGCCAAGCGCGTCATGATCGACAGCTTTCGCCGCAAAGCCCTGGAGCAGGCTTATCTCCAAGCCATGGCCGAGCAGCCGCAGGCCTATGCCATCTCGCCGGAGGAGCGGCTGTTGGTCATCGAAACCCTGCAGCGTCTGGATGCCATGCTCAATGGTTTGGGGCGCAAGGCCAAACGTGCCTTCCTGCTTTCGCAGTTGCAGGGCATGCCTTACAAGGACATTGCTGAACAGCTACAGGTCTCGGTAAGTTCGGTGACCAAATACATCGCCAAAGCCACCGAGCATTGTCTGATCTTCGCCCTGGAGCATTGA
- a CDS encoding FecR domain-containing protein, whose translation MTRDAQRQALSGAAHWVARLAADPGDPELHAAWLAWRDENPLNQWAWQRVELLQSQLQSLPGTMAVNVLDVAADQSRRFGRRALLKSVVIGAGVSAIGWSGYRQAPLWMADQRTTTGERHSLRLDDGTRLSLNTASAVDIHYTAEQRLLILRAGEILVETAPDPRPLRVRSAQGEMRALGTRFTVRQFDDFTGMSVLQHAVAVRQVIEPAETVITAGQTVTFDTRRMLSLRANEPGEGEWAQGRLIVDNWRLDRLLAELSRYRSGYLGCASEVGHLTVSGAYSLDDIDLALNALTHALPVRLSARTRYWTTVVPRG comes from the coding sequence GTGACCCGTGACGCGCAGCGCCAAGCCCTCAGCGGGGCGGCCCACTGGGTCGCACGCCTGGCAGCCGACCCGGGCGACCCTGAGTTGCACGCGGCTTGGCTTGCCTGGCGAGATGAAAACCCGCTGAACCAATGGGCGTGGCAGCGCGTGGAACTCCTGCAAAGCCAACTCCAGAGTCTGCCCGGCACGATGGCCGTCAATGTGCTGGACGTCGCTGCCGACCAATCCCGGCGATTTGGCCGCCGCGCACTGCTCAAGAGTGTGGTGATCGGTGCCGGCGTGAGCGCCATCGGTTGGTCTGGCTATCGACAGGCGCCGCTGTGGATGGCTGATCAACGCACCACCACCGGCGAGCGCCACAGCCTGCGCCTGGACGATGGCACGCGGCTGTCCCTCAACACCGCCAGCGCCGTGGACATCCACTACACCGCCGAGCAACGCTTGCTGATTTTGCGTGCCGGCGAAATCCTCGTGGAAACCGCCCCCGACCCACGCCCTTTGCGAGTACGCAGCGCCCAAGGTGAAATGCGCGCGTTGGGCACGCGTTTTACCGTTCGCCAGTTCGATGACTTCACCGGCATGAGCGTATTGCAACACGCGGTGGCGGTCCGTCAGGTCATCGAACCGGCGGAAACCGTGATCACCGCCGGCCAGACTGTCACGTTCGATACCCGGCGCATGCTCTCCCTTCGGGCCAATGAACCTGGCGAAGGCGAATGGGCGCAGGGTCGGCTGATCGTCGACAACTGGCGCCTGGATCGCCTGCTGGCCGAATTGTCGCGCTACCGGTCGGGTTACCTGGGATGCGCGTCTGAAGTCGGCCATCTGACAGTCTCGGGGGCTTATTCACTGGACGATATCGACCTTGCCCTCAACGCCCTGACTCACGCGCTGCCGGTGCGTCTCAGTGCACGCACCCGTTATTGGACGACCGTCGTCCCGCGCGGCTGA
- a CDS encoding TonB-dependent siderophore receptor, with protein MRAGQTSVATQPLRSFRKKPLQVALFGVSLMVQTGLLAPLFVTGSSAMAASQQQAFAIAPGPLGSVLSRFASDAGVVLSFDSGLTAGKQSAGLQGTYSIEQGFARLLAGSNLALSVNNDGSYGLAPQASTGTLSLGATSINAEGLGLTTENSGSYTTGAASTATKLPLSLRETPQSVSVVTRQLMDDQHLSTLSEVLSFTPGVSSNHRDSERYSFYSRGFEIQNFQYDGIPSQVANESQQYIGPLSDMVIYDRVEVVRGATGLMSGAGTPSATINLVRKRPTKDFQAHIAGEAGAWDRYRSEVDVSGPLTETGNVRGRFVAAYQKQKSFVDWYKQEKRVMYGALDIDLNDSTTLRTSLDYQNNDANGTSYGHIPLFYNNGRQTDFSRSFNPATRSSYMDNTSYTFTTMLDHKLENDWSLKTAYSHQYSYRKGQGASASGSYPDPITGQGAKAFIYRLDSYQTQDTLDVYANGPFQLGGREHELVVGASTSHTHLNFPNYSSTLAGPGQ; from the coding sequence ATGCGCGCAGGGCAAACCTCAGTCGCCACTCAGCCGCTTCGGTCATTTCGCAAAAAGCCTTTGCAGGTCGCGCTGTTTGGCGTGTCGTTGATGGTGCAAACCGGGCTGCTGGCCCCGCTGTTTGTGACAGGTTCCAGCGCAATGGCTGCCAGCCAACAGCAGGCTTTCGCCATTGCCCCTGGCCCGCTGGGCTCGGTATTGAGCCGATTTGCCAGTGATGCCGGCGTGGTGTTGTCCTTCGATTCGGGCCTGACCGCCGGCAAGCAAAGTGCCGGTCTGCAAGGTACTTACAGCATCGAACAAGGCTTTGCCCGACTGTTGGCGGGCAGCAACCTGGCGCTGTCCGTCAATAACGACGGCAGTTATGGCCTGGCGCCCCAAGCCAGCACGGGCACCCTGAGCCTTGGCGCCACCAGCATCAACGCTGAAGGGCTGGGGCTGACTACCGAAAACAGCGGTTCCTACACCACGGGTGCGGCCAGCACGGCGACGAAACTGCCGCTGTCCCTGCGTGAAACCCCGCAGTCGGTCAGTGTGGTCACCCGCCAACTGATGGACGATCAACACCTGTCGACCCTCAGCGAAGTGCTGAGCTTCACACCCGGCGTCAGCAGCAACCATCGAGACAGCGAGCGCTACTCCTTTTACTCCCGTGGGTTCGAGATCCAGAACTTCCAGTACGACGGTATTCCGTCCCAAGTCGCCAACGAATCCCAGCAGTACATCGGCCCGCTTTCCGACATGGTCATCTACGACCGCGTCGAGGTCGTGCGTGGTGCCACCGGCCTGATGAGCGGTGCAGGCACGCCGTCGGCCACCATCAACCTGGTGCGAAAGCGCCCGACCAAAGACTTCCAGGCGCACATCGCGGGAGAAGCAGGCGCCTGGGATCGCTATCGCTCCGAAGTCGACGTGTCCGGCCCATTGACCGAGACCGGTAATGTGCGCGGACGTTTTGTCGCGGCGTACCAGAAACAGAAATCCTTCGTGGACTGGTACAAGCAAGAGAAGCGTGTGATGTATGGCGCGCTGGATATCGACCTGAATGACTCCACGACCCTGCGCACCAGCCTGGATTACCAGAACAACGATGCCAATGGCACCAGCTACGGCCATATTCCGTTGTTCTACAACAATGGCCGCCAGACCGATTTCTCGCGCTCCTTCAACCCGGCGACACGTTCCAGCTACATGGACAACACCAGCTACACCTTCACCACCATGCTGGACCATAAACTGGAAAACGACTGGAGCCTGAAGACTGCCTACAGCCATCAGTATTCCTATCGCAAAGGGCAGGGCGCTTCCGCCAGTGGCAGCTACCCGGACCCGATCACCGGCCAGGGCGCCAAGGCGTTCATCTACCGTCTCGACAGCTACCAGACCCAGGACACCCTGGATGTATACGCCAATGGCCCCTTCCAGCTGGGTGGACGTGAGCATGAGTTGGTGGTCGGCGCGAGCACTTCGCACACTCACCTGAACTTCCCCAACTACAGCAGTACCCTGGCCGGGCCAGGACAATGA
- a CDS encoding TonB-dependent siderophore receptor, with translation MDNIFTWDGRQYGRRSYNEVGGAVTTLQQTGVYGALRLKPMDPLTLILGTRVSWWKQLDEVTEYAPYSQKTDKTKKTGVVTPYAGIIYDLNDTYSVYASYTSIFLPQTFYKTASGGSLAPLEGDNYEIGLKGEFFDGALNASIALFDIEQKNTAADSGNDASGKTVYKAIAGTTTRGVETEISGEVAAGWNVFGGYTYRESHSKDGERVQVNQPLNLFKLGTTYRLPGALNRLTVGGNVTWQSEMYATTQINYTGPYYKAVQDPFAVVGLLANYQVDEHLSVGLNVNNLFDKKYYDGMGTFNSGSYGEPRNAMVNAKWTF, from the coding sequence GTGGACAACATCTTCACGTGGGACGGCCGGCAGTATGGACGCCGTTCCTACAATGAAGTTGGGGGGGCCGTTACCACCCTGCAACAGACCGGTGTGTATGGCGCGCTGCGTTTGAAACCGATGGACCCGCTGACCCTCATTCTCGGCACCCGCGTCAGTTGGTGGAAGCAGCTCGATGAGGTGACGGAATATGCTCCTTACTCGCAAAAGACCGACAAGACCAAGAAGACTGGCGTTGTGACGCCCTACGCGGGCATCATCTACGACCTGAACGACACCTATTCGGTCTACGCCAGCTACACCAGCATCTTCCTGCCGCAGACGTTCTACAAAACCGCCAGCGGCGGCTCGCTGGCGCCGTTGGAAGGTGACAACTACGAGATCGGGCTCAAGGGTGAATTCTTCGACGGTGCGTTGAATGCGAGCATCGCCCTGTTCGACATCGAGCAAAAAAACACCGCCGCCGACTCGGGTAACGACGCCAGTGGCAAAACGGTCTACAAGGCCATCGCCGGCACCACCACGCGCGGTGTCGAAACGGAGATTTCCGGTGAAGTGGCCGCCGGTTGGAACGTATTCGGCGGCTACACCTACCGCGAGTCGCACTCCAAGGACGGCGAGCGCGTGCAGGTCAACCAACCGCTCAACCTGTTCAAGCTGGGCACCACTTACCGCCTGCCGGGCGCCCTGAACCGTTTGACCGTGGGCGGCAATGTCACCTGGCAAAGCGAGATGTACGCCACCACCCAGATCAACTACACCGGGCCGTACTACAAGGCGGTCCAAGACCCCTTCGCCGTGGTGGGCCTGTTGGCCAACTACCAAGTGGACGAGCATTTGTCGGTGGGGCTGAACGTCAACAATCTATTCGACAAGAAGTATTACGACGGCATGGGCACGTTCAACTCGGGCTCCTACGGCGAGCCGCGTAACGCGATGGTCAATGCCAAGTGGACGTTCTGA